One window of Phycisphaeraceae bacterium genomic DNA carries:
- a CDS encoding penicillin-binding protein 2 produces the protein MTSRHAHSHDGTTLFEQVPGTHDDGDISHDKQAACIDTRINRISRVIGIVFAAGLIAVIGRVAQLQYRPPAQLQTLSLQTISGRPVTAARGDIIDRRGRLIATTRLGHAAFLDPTLLPKDVDPVVMMLADALDIEPDALGETIHEKIAENISRGWIHPDDVDNSRSADEIRRELIDAVKSQVGLGRSTNDEAATADSPHFNQYIRLTGALTPEQTERVRALRKDIPGLGIETIGVREYPTGDLVANIVGLRGVDINGTVGIERVMDKKLTGADGHVRYVRDAARRPLWIAPNALERAQRGSTVRLSIDVEIQRIAHEHLASGVEYADAAGGRIIVLDPHTGEVLAMDDVVRDIDVVDEFCWSDKPVPGFRPTPFVPARYRLIEKDPLRELHPALGRNRNLTETYEPGSIFKPIVWAIVTDHGGMKPDQMVDVSNGVRKGDFFRAINDVSKTRNERSWYDVLVYSSNVGMAIGALELEFTELRDAILKFGIREETGIELPGEVKGMLTSRRNWSYYSQTAVSFGQEVGVTPIQMIRAFSAFARSGDLAGTIPDITVLTTDHGGFPTQGKRAVGADAAILTRGPMAEVAKNMEKKLATRQKLDNEPVETWHYTMFGKSGTAEVAIGAPPEGKVKPDGLAKGYYPNQYISSFVAAGPVEEPRIVVLVLIDDPGPKMVKAVRYYGSDVAGPVVRRVMEDTLAYLGTMPNIIEEAEPKQIASSQPQ, from the coding sequence ATGACATCGAGGCATGCCCACTCACATGACGGAACCACACTGTTTGAGCAGGTTCCTGGCACGCATGATGATGGCGACATTTCTCATGACAAGCAGGCAGCTTGCATTGATACCCGCATCAACCGCATCTCACGCGTCATTGGAATCGTCTTTGCTGCTGGCCTGATTGCAGTCATCGGGCGCGTTGCCCAGTTGCAGTATCGTCCACCTGCACAGTTGCAAACATTGTCGCTGCAGACGATCTCGGGCCGACCCGTCACAGCTGCGCGCGGCGACATCATTGATCGTCGTGGCAGACTCATCGCGACGACGCGTCTCGGCCACGCAGCGTTTCTTGATCCGACACTCTTGCCAAAGGATGTCGATCCTGTCGTCATGATGCTCGCGGATGCGCTGGACATTGAGCCCGATGCGCTCGGCGAGACAATCCACGAAAAGATCGCAGAAAACATCAGCCGTGGCTGGATCCATCCAGATGATGTTGACAACTCGCGCAGTGCTGATGAGATTCGGCGTGAACTGATCGATGCGGTCAAGTCACAGGTTGGGCTTGGTCGCAGTACAAACGACGAAGCTGCAACCGCTGACTCTCCCCACTTCAACCAGTACATCAGACTGACTGGCGCATTGACACCGGAACAAACAGAGCGGGTTCGCGCGCTGCGAAAAGATATACCGGGGCTTGGCATCGAAACGATTGGCGTGCGTGAGTATCCCACCGGTGATCTGGTTGCGAACATCGTCGGATTGCGCGGTGTCGATATCAACGGCACCGTCGGTATTGAGCGCGTGATGGACAAGAAGTTAACTGGCGCTGACGGTCATGTGCGGTACGTGCGTGATGCTGCCCGCAGGCCGCTATGGATCGCACCGAACGCACTCGAGCGCGCACAGCGCGGATCGACCGTGCGTCTGAGCATCGATGTCGAGATCCAGCGCATCGCCCACGAACATCTTGCTAGCGGTGTTGAGTACGCCGACGCAGCTGGCGGGCGCATCATTGTGCTCGATCCCCATACCGGCGAAGTGCTCGCGATGGACGACGTTGTGCGTGATATTGATGTTGTCGACGAGTTCTGCTGGTCGGACAAACCCGTACCAGGATTCAGACCGACACCATTTGTGCCCGCCCGATACAGACTCATCGAGAAGGACCCACTCCGGGAGTTGCATCCTGCACTGGGACGCAATCGAAACCTCACCGAAACATACGAACCCGGCTCGATCTTTAAGCCCATTGTCTGGGCAATCGTGACTGATCATGGCGGGATGAAACCGGACCAGATGGTTGATGTGTCTAATGGTGTGCGCAAGGGCGACTTCTTCCGCGCAATCAACGACGTCAGCAAGACGCGCAACGAACGTAGCTGGTACGACGTGCTGGTGTACTCATCGAACGTTGGCATGGCGATCGGTGCGCTCGAGCTTGAGTTTACAGAGCTTCGCGACGCGATTCTGAAGTTCGGCATTCGCGAGGAAACCGGCATCGAACTGCCCGGTGAAGTAAAGGGCATGCTCACATCGCGGCGTAACTGGAGCTACTACTCGCAGACCGCTGTGTCATTCGGACAGGAGGTCGGTGTCACACCGATCCAGATGATTCGCGCGTTCTCCGCGTTCGCACGATCGGGTGATCTTGCTGGAACCATCCCGGACATCACGGTGCTGACGACGGACCACGGTGGGTTCCCGACGCAGGGCAAGCGAGCCGTCGGTGCTGACGCAGCGATCCTGACGCGAGGCCCCATGGCTGAAGTCGCAAAGAACATGGAAAAGAAACTTGCGACTCGCCAGAAACTCGACAACGAGCCAGTCGAGACATGGCACTACACCATGTTCGGCAAATCCGGCACAGCAGAAGTTGCGATTGGCGCACCGCCAGAAGGCAAGGTCAAACCCGATGGGTTGGCAAAGGGGTATTACCCGAACCAGTACATCTCCAGTTTTGTCGCAGCCGGACCAGTTGAAGAGCCTCGCATTGTTGTGCTGGTGCTGATCGATGATCCCGGACCGAAGATGGTTAAGGCTGTGCGGTACTACGGGTCTGATGTTGCAGGGCCTGTAGTACGCCGCGTGATGGAAGATACGCTGGCGTATCTTGGAACGATGCCGAACATCATCGAAGAAGCTGAGCCGAAGCAGATCGCCAGTTCTCAGCCCCAGTAA
- a CDS encoding DUF1570 domain-containing protein: MNRTAATILCAGITALCSCSSHAPDARSSPSPSLYAVEPWRAINANGGQVATASHKLYFTNATSPLVQHLPAFLDGASLHYANALANLPIAKTQYRTFITTTQNEYKLLATQHLGSDASAFVGIRRGGFSAGGIAIYMDIGLHDTLMLASHEGWHQYAQTTFTDPVPIWLDEGVATYMEGFRLDGTLGKPRFLPWANLERFDRLRLIVEANELTPLPTLLSQSPDELLKQSESRALDYYAQVWALIHFLHEYRDGAYAKSLSTMLEDAANGRYELVLRARLDAREYEIARATRRGSTTLQAYLARDLNSLDLEYREFTREITRIGARNNVVMGESPVR; the protein is encoded by the coding sequence ATGAATCGAACAGCTGCAACAATCCTGTGTGCAGGTATCACTGCGTTGTGCAGCTGCTCGTCGCACGCACCCGACGCTCGCTCGTCACCGAGCCCATCGTTGTACGCGGTCGAGCCGTGGCGCGCGATCAATGCCAACGGCGGACAGGTCGCGACCGCGTCGCACAAGCTGTACTTCACGAACGCAACATCTCCGCTTGTGCAACACCTGCCTGCATTTCTTGACGGCGCTTCGCTGCACTACGCAAATGCGCTTGCAAACCTACCGATTGCAAAGACGCAGTATCGCACGTTCATTACAACCACGCAGAACGAGTACAAGTTGCTCGCGACGCAGCATCTCGGATCAGACGCATCCGCGTTTGTCGGCATACGTCGCGGCGGATTCTCAGCGGGCGGCATCGCGATCTACATGGACATCGGACTCCACGACACGCTCATGCTCGCGTCGCACGAGGGCTGGCATCAGTACGCCCAGACTACTTTTACTGACCCGGTTCCGATCTGGCTCGACGAAGGTGTTGCGACGTATATGGAGGGGTTCCGTCTCGATGGAACGCTCGGTAAGCCGCGTTTTCTCCCGTGGGCAAATCTCGAACGATTCGATCGGTTGCGTCTGATCGTCGAAGCGAACGAACTCACGCCACTACCAACACTGCTTTCGCAGTCGCCCGATGAACTGCTGAAACAGTCCGAGAGTCGCGCACTCGATTACTACGCGCAGGTCTGGGCACTCATCCACTTTCTGCACGAGTACCGCGATGGTGCGTACGCAAAGTCGCTCTCGACCATGCTTGAGGATGCAGCAAACGGAAGATACGAGCTTGTGCTCCGTGCGCGTCTTGATGCACGCGAGTACGAGATCGCCCGCGCAACACGACGTGGATCGACAACGTTGCAAGCGTATCTCGCGCGTGATCTTAACTCTCTCGACCTGGAATACAGAGAGTTTACGCGCGAGATCACGCGCATTGGAGCTCGCAATAATGTCGTTATGGGCGAATCGCCAGTGCGATGA
- a CDS encoding valine--tRNA ligase — translation MTNAEPTIEHQTSAGALPELPKQYRPADHEQGIFQRWLDCGAFDADPNRVVSGEAKPFAVLIPPPNVTARLHLGHALNNTLQDVLVRSHRMKGYEAMWMPGTDHAGIATQTVVEKRLMQEEGKRRTEYAREDFVARVQAFKDDYEGQITDQLRRLGASCDWKRQRFTMDTVCARAVREAFYRLFKDGLIYRGKRLVNWDPVTQTALADDEVDMIDVDGFFWYLRYPVVDDKGNATGEYVTVATTRPETMLGDTAVAVNPTDGERAMFIGKRVKLPIVNRIIPIIGDDYVVKPDPESSDNKAKYASGFLKVTPAHDPNDWQIGQRHSLDAINVMAPNGSISNQHGWPEEDFAQAETFASHLLNMDRYEAREAIVAWFREKSLLEASKPYTHAVGHSYRSHVPVEPYLSDQWYVKVTDDALVGAAQRALHNEGLTFHPDRYAHSYSAWHENLRDWCISRQLWWGHQIPVWHKRIEANDVAAFADVEPLINRTVQGASIQVVSAATGDHVDHADAADALAITDIDVYLCLEDTVHTAQWEAIGFERDPDVLDTWFSSALWPMSTMGWPDAELAARDTGITDFPAMLRAFNPTSVLSTGRDIITLWVSRMVMFNRYLLAEMDNAQPGDGRLPFRDVFIHPTVQDGQGQKMSKSLGNGVDPLDVVETHGADALRLTMCQIATQTQDVRMPLEIICPHTGKMFEPKMTTTPNGHRVTAPVQDSPFEPGKQMVTLYGVVSGLAKPTEDMPLASCSSPRFDAARNFCTKLWNATKFAMMMLGEVERTTHKTPVDPADMSFIDKWMLSKLAKAVKEIDNAISEYQFAHYSQVAYDLLWRDFCDWYIEAIKPTLKSDSRQQAVLAHTLESILRVLHPLIPFVTETIWGVWKHVETRQIDGVSLPAPRKGGMLCTAGWPEIDDVCISDDAEQTFEELRTLVSAIREVRAEQQVKPRQKITFHPNAALAAKLDADGDFSRALCTLAGIGEITTADPKSRSIPLVIGSDEHALSDLSDAVDASAEREQFAKRIEELTKSEKALAGRLSNPGYVDKAPEHLVNQTREQLERTREEIRTLTQAMEQLG, via the coding sequence ATGACGAACGCAGAGCCCACTATCGAACACCAAACATCTGCTGGTGCGCTGCCGGAACTCCCGAAACAGTATCGGCCGGCGGACCACGAGCAAGGTATCTTCCAGCGCTGGCTGGACTGTGGCGCATTCGATGCCGATCCGAATCGCGTCGTCTCGGGCGAGGCAAAGCCGTTCGCTGTCCTGATTCCGCCGCCGAACGTCACAGCGAGGCTCCACCTCGGCCACGCGCTGAACAACACCCTGCAGGACGTGCTCGTCCGCTCCCATCGCATGAAGGGGTACGAGGCGATGTGGATGCCCGGCACGGACCACGCTGGTATCGCCACGCAGACTGTTGTTGAGAAACGCCTGATGCAAGAGGAGGGCAAGCGTCGCACCGAGTACGCACGCGAGGACTTTGTTGCGCGCGTCCAAGCGTTCAAGGATGATTACGAGGGGCAGATCACGGATCAGCTTCGCAGGCTCGGTGCATCATGCGACTGGAAACGCCAGCGGTTCACGATGGACACTGTGTGCGCACGCGCTGTGCGCGAGGCGTTCTATCGATTGTTCAAGGACGGATTGATCTATCGCGGCAAGCGCCTTGTGAACTGGGATCCGGTGACACAGACAGCGCTTGCGGATGATGAGGTCGACATGATTGATGTCGACGGGTTCTTCTGGTACCTGCGATATCCGGTGGTGGATGACAAGGGCAACGCCACTGGTGAGTATGTGACCGTCGCAACAACACGCCCCGAGACGATGCTCGGTGATACAGCTGTTGCTGTGAATCCGACTGATGGGGAGCGCGCAATGTTCATTGGCAAGCGCGTGAAGCTGCCCATCGTTAACCGCATCATCCCGATCATCGGCGATGACTACGTGGTCAAGCCCGATCCCGAATCGAGCGACAACAAAGCGAAGTACGCATCGGGTTTCCTGAAGGTGACACCTGCGCACGATCCGAACGACTGGCAGATCGGTCAGCGTCACAGTCTCGATGCGATCAACGTGATGGCGCCGAACGGGTCGATCTCGAACCAGCACGGCTGGCCCGAGGAAGACTTCGCACAGGCTGAAACATTCGCGTCGCACCTGCTCAACATGGATCGGTACGAGGCGCGCGAGGCGATCGTTGCGTGGTTCCGAGAGAAGAGCCTGCTCGAAGCGTCAAAGCCGTACACCCACGCCGTGGGACATTCGTACCGCAGCCATGTGCCGGTCGAGCCGTACTTGTCTGACCAGTGGTACGTGAAGGTGACAGACGATGCGCTGGTGGGTGCTGCGCAACGAGCCCTGCACAACGAAGGACTCACATTCCATCCGGACAGATATGCCCATTCGTACTCAGCCTGGCATGAGAACCTGCGCGACTGGTGCATCTCCAGACAGCTGTGGTGGGGGCATCAGATCCCGGTGTGGCACAAACGCATCGAAGCAAATGATGTTGCTGCCTTTGCAGATGTCGAACCGTTGATCAATCGCACTGTCCAGGGCGCATCGATCCAGGTTGTCAGCGCAGCCACAGGTGATCATGTCGATCACGCTGATGCAGCAGATGCGCTTGCAATAACAGATATCGACGTGTATCTGTGTCTTGAGGACACGGTACACACAGCACAGTGGGAAGCGATCGGGTTCGAGCGCGATCCCGACGTGCTTGACACGTGGTTCTCGTCGGCGCTCTGGCCGATGTCCACGATGGGCTGGCCCGACGCCGAACTCGCCGCACGTGACACAGGCATCACAGACTTCCCGGCGATGCTCCGCGCGTTCAATCCGACGTCGGTGCTGTCGACCGGGCGTGACATCATCACGCTCTGGGTGTCACGCATGGTCATGTTCAACCGGTACCTGCTTGCTGAGATGGACAACGCCCAGCCGGGTGACGGCAGGCTCCCGTTCCGTGATGTGTTCATCCATCCCACGGTGCAGGACGGGCAGGGGCAGAAGATGTCAAAGAGTCTCGGCAATGGCGTCGATCCGCTCGATGTTGTTGAGACACACGGTGCCGATGCGCTGCGTCTGACCATGTGCCAGATTGCGACCCAAACGCAGGACGTGCGCATGCCGCTGGAGATCATCTGTCCGCACACGGGCAAGATGTTCGAGCCGAAGATGACGACCACGCCAAACGGGCATCGCGTTACCGCGCCTGTGCAGGACTCTCCATTTGAGCCGGGCAAGCAGATGGTGACGCTGTATGGCGTTGTGTCAGGTCTGGCAAAGCCGACCGAGGACATGCCGCTCGCGTCGTGTTCGTCTCCGCGGTTCGATGCAGCACGCAACTTCTGCACGAAGCTGTGGAACGCGACAAAGTTCGCGATGATGATGCTCGGCGAGGTCGAACGCACCACCCACAAGACACCGGTCGATCCCGCTGATATGTCATTCATCGATAAATGGATGCTGTCAAAGCTGGCAAAGGCTGTGAAGGAGATCGACAACGCGATCAGCGAGTATCAGTTCGCGCACTACTCGCAGGTGGCGTACGACCTTCTCTGGCGTGATTTCTGCGACTGGTACATCGAAGCAATCAAGCCGACGCTCAAGTCAGACTCTCGTCAACAGGCAGTGCTCGCGCACACGCTCGAATCGATCCTGCGTGTGCTCCATCCGCTCATCCCGTTTGTGACGGAGACGATCTGGGGCGTGTGGAAACACGTCGAGACACGGCAGATCGATGGCGTCTCACTTCCCGCGCCGCGCAAGGGAGGCATGCTCTGCACCGCGGGCTGGCCCGAGATCGATGACGTGTGCATCTCTGATGATGCTGAGCAAACGTTCGAGGAACTGCGCACGCTGGTGTCAGCCATCCGTGAGGTCCGCGCCGAACAGCAGGTCAAGCCGCGTCAGAAGATCACGTTCCATCCAAACGCAGCGCTTGCAGCGAAGCTGGATGCCGACGGCGATTTCTCGCGGGCGCTCTGTACGCTTGCTGGTATTGGCGAGATCACAACAGCTGATCCCAAATCGAGATCGATCCCGCTTGTGATCGGTTCTGATGAGCACGCGCTCTCCGATCTGTCAGACGCTGTCGATGCAAGCGCTGAGCGAGAACAGTTCGCCAAGCGCATAGAAGAACTGACAAAGAGCGAGAAAGCACTCGCGGGCAGATTGTCCAATCCCGGGTATGTTGACAAAGCGCCCGAGCATCTGGTGAACCAGACCCGTGAGCAACTCGAACGCACGCGAGAGGAAATACGTACGCTCACGCAGGCGATGGAACAGCTCGGATGA